AGATCAAGGCGCAACGCAAGCATTGCCGATTTTTAAGGTGCAGACCCGTCACCAGTCAGGATTAGTGGAAGTGGCGCTGGCTCAGTTTATTGCCGATAAGACTAACTGGCGCAATATGCTCAAAGGCATCAATCCTGAAATAGACCTCAAAGCAGAAGCCGCTAAACTTATCCCACAGATCCAAGCCAAACTCGACGAGCTGGCAGAACTCTTTGGTGCAACCGCTATTGAAGTACTAGACGAGGAAGTGGTCGACCTCACCTTCCCAGTAAACCAGCACCCGAGTAAAATCAGCTCGTTTAACTTTGATAAAGACCCTGTAGTATCAGGCGTGCTTGAAGGGATCAAAGGCCAATATCTTATTTTTGATAATGGCGTGATCAATATCCGTAAGTTTACCTCTTACGAAATCACCTTCTCTGACGAATAAAATGCATGCCAATCGTCTTCTGTAAGTGGCTTACAGAAGACGTAACCTTGGATTGTATGACAACCTAGCTTGCGCAGATAACGTTTCTGTACTGGCTTCTCTACGCCCTCAGCTACAACTTGCAGGTTGAGCGCCTTAGCCATCGCCACAATTGCCGAAACAATTTCGCTATTGCCATATTCATCGGGCACTTTAGCGATAAAACTCGCATCTATTTTTAAGATGTCGATGGGCAGCTTAGCCAAGTAACTGAGCGCAGAATACCCTGTACCAAAATCATCAATCGCCAGTTTGACACCCAGCTCCTTGAGTTTTTTCAAGGTGTACTTAGCCTCGTGAAGATTACCGATAAAGCTATTTTCGGTAAGCTCAAGCTCAAGATACTTACCGTCGACGTTATGCTTTTTTAATGCCTGCGCGACACACTGATAAAGGTCGCCTTGAGTGACATGAGACGCCGAGATGTTAATCGCCATGCGCCTAATCTCAACCCCAGCGCATTGCCATTGCGACAAGTGCTGACAGGCTTTATCTATTACCCACTGATCTAAACGCATAATAAGCCCGAGCTCCTCAGCAAGTGGGATAAATTGGGCCGGCGAGATCATCCCGAGATTTGGGTCACGCCATCTTAGCAAACACTCAACACTTGAAATGCGACTGCTGGTTAAACATTGCAATGGCTGAAAATGCAGTTCAAACTCGTTATTTTCCAAGGCATTCTGAAAACGACTTAGCATGGACAAACGCTCAAATGAACGTGCATTCATCGAAGCTTCGAATAATTGGAATGAATTACGCCCGACTTCTTTGGAGCGATACATAGCAACATCGGCGTGTTTGAGTAAAGTTTCCGTATCATGACCATCCTCGGGATAAATAGCAGCCCCCATTGAGGCCGTCGCAGCCACCTGCATATCACCAAGTTGAAAGGGATTCGATAATGCCATTAAGATTTGGTCTGCAAATTCAATAACCTCCGACATGCCATTCACTTCGCTTAGTAACACGACAAATTCGTCGCCACCAAGTCGGGCCAACGTGTCACC
This genomic interval from Pseudoalteromonas galatheae contains the following:
- a CDS encoding DUF2797 domain-containing protein, with translation MQVQGTLSKLKSALVEPIQYQLPVGDNLVSLNDYFGKSVTLTFTGNIFCSSCGKKTKKSYSQGHCFVCMRKLASCDMCIMKPETCHYDQGTCREPQWGEQNCMIPHYVYLANTSGLKVGITRHTQIPTRWVDQGATQALPIFKVQTRHQSGLVEVALAQFIADKTNWRNMLKGINPEIDLKAEAAKLIPQIQAKLDELAELFGATAIEVLDEEVVDLTFPVNQHPSKISSFNFDKDPVVSGVLEGIKGQYLIFDNGVINIRKFTSYEITFSDE